Proteins co-encoded in one Desulfitobacterium hafniense DCB-2 genomic window:
- a CDS encoding spore coat protein, translated as MIDEKVMVNDVLSSVKSSLTFYANTISECANPELRSTIQQIRNNDEASQYQLFQMAQAKGYYKPALMAKDDEIQQTKSQVSS; from the coding sequence ATGATAGACGAAAAGGTAATGGTCAACGATGTCCTTTCCTCTGTAAAGAGCAGTCTGACCTTCTATGCCAACACTATTTCCGAATGCGCGAACCCCGAGCTGCGTTCTACCATTCAACAAATCCGCAATAACGATGAAGCATCCCAGTATCAGTTATTCCAGATGGCCCAGGCTAAAGGGTATTATAAGCCTGCTCTTATGGCTAAGGATGATGAAATTCAGCAGACTAAATCCCAGGTTAGCAGCTAG
- a CDS encoding Msr family ABC-F type ribosomal protection protein produces the protein MELLLKATDIYVEYKGREILSINELELYNYDRIGLVGSNGAGKSTLLKVLLGELALPGCIVNGIGNFAYIPQLTEAAWQESIDHALLGKLGVSGLDTQTMSGGEETRLKVAQALSGQVHGIFADEPTSHLDREGIDFLIGQLQYFSGALLIISHDRYFLDKVVNKIWELKDGKITEYWGNYSDYLGQKEEERQRQTAQYEQHVMERARLERAAEEKRKQAQKVDQKTKGAAKRGATESGGRLGHQKTIGSKQKTLYKAAKSMEHRIESMGDISAPEKARTVRFRQSQALALHNPYPITGTEINKIFDNKVLFEKASFQIPLGAKVAFTGGNGTGKTTLFQMILHREAGIAISPKAEIGYFAQNSYKFNRDQGVMTFMEDHCDYGQSEIRSVLASMGFSPNDIKKNLSVLSGGELIKLLLAKMLLGRYNILLMDEPSNFLDLPGIEALEILMKSYAGTILFISHDQRLLENVADRIYAIKDKRLCLIKE, from the coding sequence ATGGAACTGTTATTAAAAGCAACTGATATTTATGTGGAATATAAAGGCCGCGAAATATTGAGCATCAATGAATTGGAATTATATAATTACGACCGTATTGGATTGGTGGGCAGCAACGGAGCAGGAAAAAGCACTCTCCTCAAAGTGCTGCTTGGAGAATTAGCTTTGCCGGGATGCATAGTGAACGGAATAGGTAACTTTGCTTATATACCCCAATTGACAGAAGCCGCCTGGCAGGAATCTATAGACCATGCCCTGCTGGGCAAACTTGGTGTCAGCGGGCTGGATACACAAACCATGAGCGGCGGTGAAGAAACCCGCCTGAAAGTTGCCCAGGCACTCTCCGGCCAAGTGCATGGCATTTTTGCCGATGAGCCTACCTCCCACCTCGACCGGGAGGGAATTGATTTTTTGATTGGCCAGCTCCAGTATTTCTCAGGCGCACTCCTGATCATCAGTCATGACCGCTACTTTCTCGATAAGGTTGTAAACAAAATTTGGGAGTTGAAGGACGGCAAAATCACTGAGTATTGGGGGAACTATTCCGACTATCTGGGCCAGAAGGAGGAAGAACGCCAACGCCAAACAGCCCAGTATGAACAGCATGTTATGGAACGGGCGCGCCTGGAGCGGGCTGCGGAAGAAAAACGGAAACAGGCGCAGAAAGTTGATCAAAAAACGAAAGGAGCCGCTAAAAGGGGGGCCACTGAAAGCGGAGGCCGTCTCGGGCATCAAAAGACGATAGGAAGCAAGCAAAAAACTCTCTACAAGGCGGCAAAGTCCATGGAACACCGTATTGAGTCCATGGGGGATATATCGGCTCCCGAGAAAGCCCGCACCGTTCGTTTCCGGCAAAGTCAGGCGCTGGCTCTGCACAATCCTTATCCGATTACAGGGACAGAGATCAACAAGATTTTTGACAACAAGGTGCTGTTTGAAAAAGCATCCTTTCAAATTCCTCTTGGCGCCAAAGTAGCCTTCACCGGGGGCAATGGAACAGGAAAAACAACCCTTTTTCAAATGATTTTGCATAGAGAAGCCGGTATAGCCATTTCTCCAAAAGCAGAAATCGGTTATTTTGCTCAAAACAGCTATAAATTCAATCGCGACCAAGGCGTCATGACCTTTATGGAAGACCATTGCGACTATGGGCAGTCGGAAATCCGCTCTGTACTGGCCTCTATGGGGTTTTCACCAAATGATATCAAAAAAAATCTGTCAGTGTTAAGCGGGGGAGAGCTCATCAAATTATTGCTGGCTAAAATGCTGCTGGGGCGCTACAATATTCTACTGATGGATGAGCCCAGCAATTTTCTGGATTTGCCCGGCATAGAGGCTTTGGAAATATTAATGAAAAGCTATGCAGGAACAATTCTGTTCATTTCCCATGATCAAAGACTATTGGAAAATGTGGCGGACAGAATCTATGCCATTAAAGATAAGCGACTTTGTTTAATCAAAGAATAG
- a CDS encoding DUF3795 domain-containing protein, which translates to MEYKQREYPLFSACGLNCGLCPRYQMNGASQCPGCAGKDFLARHPKCGVLSCSQRKGFAYCYQCDEFPCSKYDGADQSDSFITHLHQFRDLEKAKRWGIDAYRQELNEKVGMLEQLLANYDDGRRKSLFCLAVNLLETDDIKHILEQLTSEIQSDAPLKERAASAVCLLQAMAEQRKITLKLRKKSKL; encoded by the coding sequence ATGGAATATAAACAAAGAGAATATCCATTGTTCTCAGCTTGCGGATTAAATTGCGGGCTGTGCCCACGTTATCAAATGAATGGAGCATCACAATGTCCCGGTTGTGCCGGAAAAGATTTTCTTGCCAGACACCCTAAGTGCGGAGTGCTATCTTGTAGTCAGCGCAAAGGATTTGCCTACTGTTATCAGTGTGATGAATTTCCCTGCTCAAAATATGATGGCGCTGACCAATCGGATTCCTTCATCACTCACCTGCATCAGTTCAGAGACCTGGAGAAAGCGAAACGTTGGGGGATTGACGCCTATAGACAGGAATTGAACGAAAAGGTTGGTATGTTGGAACAGTTGCTGGCCAACTATGATGATGGACGACGGAAGAGCTTATTTTGTCTTGCTGTCAACCTTTTGGAAACAGACGATATAAAACACATATTAGAGCAACTTACATCTGAAATTCAATCAGATGCACCGCTGAAGGAAAGAGCTGCATCCGCAGTTTGTTTATTGCAGGCAATGGCGGAGCAACGAAAGATCACCCTGAAATTACGCAAGAAATCAAAATTATAG
- a CDS encoding FecCD family ABC transporter permease has product MIIGLSVSMAALVILNISIGSSSIAIHDILRVLFTGEGDGHNSMIIKDIRLPMALMAVVVGASLGISGCELQTILRNPIASPYTLGISAAASFGAAMGLILNANVLKSLKVPETLAVTVNAFIFALMVAVAIYIFSRQRQINKTAIILFGVALNFLFNSLTMVLQYIADENQLQSLIFWNFGSLLKTTWSKFFIVALVLVICFLVLFKNAWKLTAMTLDDTKARSIGVDTAKVRRMVIFVSSLLAAVSVCFVGTIGFVGLIAPHIARQLVGEDQRFFMPLSGLLGAFVMCLAFVISKLIIRGVILPIGLVTSIIGIPFFIAIIFSKKMRSM; this is encoded by the coding sequence TTGATTATCGGTCTATCCGTAAGCATGGCAGCCCTGGTGATCCTAAATATTTCCATCGGTTCCTCTTCCATAGCGATTCACGATATCTTAAGAGTGCTGTTCACGGGGGAAGGGGATGGGCATAACTCCATGATCATCAAGGATATCCGTCTGCCTATGGCTCTTATGGCTGTAGTGGTGGGGGCGTCCCTGGGCATCAGCGGCTGTGAATTGCAGACCATCCTCCGCAATCCCATTGCCAGCCCCTATACCCTGGGAATTTCCGCCGCCGCCTCCTTCGGAGCAGCCATGGGATTGATTTTAAACGCCAATGTTCTGAAATCCTTAAAGGTCCCGGAAACCCTGGCTGTAACGGTTAACGCTTTCATCTTTGCCCTTATGGTGGCTGTGGCCATTTATATCTTTTCCCGTCAGCGGCAAATCAATAAAACGGCCATTATCCTCTTCGGTGTGGCGCTGAATTTTCTTTTTAACTCCCTGACCATGGTTCTGCAGTATATTGCCGATGAAAATCAGCTGCAAAGCCTGATCTTCTGGAATTTCGGCAGTTTGTTGAAAACCACCTGGAGCAAGTTTTTCATTGTTGCCCTGGTGCTGGTCATCTGCTTCTTGGTTTTGTTCAAAAATGCCTGGAAGCTGACCGCTATGACTTTGGATGATACCAAAGCCAGGAGTATCGGGGTGGATACGGCCAAGGTGCGGCGAATGGTTATATTTGTGAGTTCCCTATTGGCCGCCGTATCCGTCTGTTTTGTAGGAACCATAGGTTTCGTCGGTCTGATCGCTCCTCATATTGCCCGCCAGCTGGTGGGTGAAGATCAACGCTTTTTTATGCCTTTATCGGGACTGCTGGGGGCTTTTGTCATGTGTCTGGCTTTCGTCATCAGCAAGCTGATTATCAGAGGGGTCATCCTGCCCATCGGCCTGGTCACCTCAATCATTGGCATCCCTTTCTTTATTGCCATTATCTTCAGTAAAAAAATGAGGAGTATGTGA
- a CDS encoding pyridoxamine 5'-phosphate oxidase family protein, which yields MMINDEVKAVIEGSPFITLVTVSADGTPHPIIAGKGEVSGDQVIFGIYKMEVTQKNLKENDKAWLVGATKDGGPKGYRLFGTAKAVDKQLIFTAQTVEAMI from the coding sequence ATGATGATCAACGACGAAGTCAAAGCTGTTATTGAGGGTTCCCCCTTTATCACCCTTGTCACGGTGAGCGCGGACGGAACGCCGCATCCGATCATCGCCGGCAAAGGTGAGGTCTCGGGAGATCAGGTGATCTTCGGCATTTATAAGATGGAGGTCACGCAAAAGAACCTCAAAGAAAACGATAAGGCGTGGCTTGTCGGTGCTACCAAAGATGGCGGCCCGAAAGGTTATCGCCTCTTCGGCACAGCCAAAGCCGTCGACAAACAGCTCATCTTCACGGCACAGACGGTGGAGGCAATGATATAA
- a CDS encoding AraC family transcriptional regulator gives MGWIEGISDAINYIEDNITEELNMENISKQAFVSSFYFQKGFAMLCGFTVGEYIRQRRLTLAGSELVSTDRKIIDIALKYGYDSPDSFTKAFLRFHGVTPTAVRKDGAMLKSFAPLKIKFSLEGGFIMDYRIIEKEAFTVMGAAKVFKYDTAGTEIPKFWTEHYQTGKDKIVCGMYGVCVDESMGSDEFEYLIADNYTTSSEIPDGFVTKVIPKHSWAVFACKGAMPTSLQNTNQKIFSEWLPNCKDYEIAAGYNIEMYTNVADYPKGNQDENYYSEIWIPVQKK, from the coding sequence ATGGGATGGATTGAAGGCATTAGTGACGCAATCAACTATATCGAAGACAATATCACCGAAGAACTGAACATGGAAAATATTTCCAAACAAGCATTTGTGTCCTCGTTTTATTTCCAAAAGGGCTTTGCCATGCTTTGCGGTTTTACGGTCGGAGAGTATATCCGGCAGCGCAGGCTCACCCTTGCCGGCAGTGAGCTTGTTTCTACTGATAGAAAAATTATTGATATTGCTTTGAAATATGGTTATGACTCACCAGATAGTTTCACAAAGGCTTTCCTTCGTTTCCACGGTGTCACACCTACTGCTGTTCGAAAAGACGGAGCAATGCTCAAATCTTTTGCTCCCCTAAAAATCAAATTTTCATTGGAAGGCGGTTTTATCATGGATTACAGAATTATTGAAAAAGAAGCGTTCACTGTCATGGGTGCAGCCAAGGTGTTTAAGTATGATACTGCGGGAACAGAGATTCCGAAGTTCTGGACAGAACATTATCAAACGGGAAAAGACAAGATAGTATGCGGAATGTATGGAGTATGTGTAGATGAGAGCATGGGTTCAGATGAGTTCGAATATCTGATTGCAGACAATTACACTACCTCCAGTGAAATTCCGGATGGATTTGTTACAAAGGTTATTCCGAAACACTCCTGGGCTGTTTTTGCCTGCAAAGGTGCTATGCCCACATCCCTGCAAAATACGAACCAAAAAATCTTCTCCGAATGGCTGCCTAACTGCAAGGATTATGAAATTGCAGCGGGTTACAATATTGAAATGTACACCAATGTAGCGGATTATCCTAAAGGGAATCAGGATGAAAACTACTACAGCGAAATATGGATTCCTGTTCAGAAAAAATAA
- a CDS encoding helix-turn-helix transcriptional regulator, with protein MHNKVRILREEWGLTQKELGEKVGVSRQAINAIETGKFNPSLWLAYDLAKLFKVSIEELFLFIEEDRK; from the coding sequence ATGCACAATAAAGTAAGGATATTGCGCGAGGAATGGGGACTTACCCAAAAAGAGCTGGGAGAAAAAGTGGGAGTTTCACGTCAGGCCATCAATGCCATAGAGACAGGTAAATTTAATCCTTCCCTATGGCTTGCTTATGATCTGGCCAAACTTTTTAAGGTGTCCATTGAGGAGCTCTTTCTTTTCATTGAGGAGGATAGAAAATGA
- the tsaA gene encoding tRNA (N6-threonylcarbamoyladenosine(37)-N6)-methyltransferase TrmO — translation MEILMKPIGYIKSPYKEKGEAPRQSTLSGETTAVIEILEEYQEGIADIQEGEYGVILFYFHKSEGYKLMTLSRRNNQVMGVFSTRSPNRPNGIGLSTVRFVKREGNRLFFEGVDMLDNTPVLDIKPYIDPAAVAD, via the coding sequence GTGGAGATCTTAATGAAACCGATCGGCTATATCAAGTCTCCTTATAAGGAAAAAGGCGAAGCCCCCAGGCAAAGCACTCTTTCGGGAGAAACGACGGCTGTTATTGAAATTCTCGAAGAATACCAGGAAGGTATTGCCGATATCCAAGAAGGAGAGTATGGGGTCATTTTGTTTTACTTTCATAAATCCGAGGGATATAAGCTGATGACCCTTTCCCGCAGAAACAATCAGGTTATGGGTGTGTTTTCCACACGATCCCCCAACCGGCCCAACGGCATCGGTCTGTCCACAGTCCGGTTTGTGAAAAGAGAGGGCAACCGTCTGTTTTTTGAGGGAGTGGATATGCTGGATAATACCCCCGTACTCGATATTAAGCCTTATATTGACCCGGCCGCTGTGGCCGATTGA
- a CDS encoding GGDEF domain-containing protein encodes MMPLIVHYVELNFFAMTILCVIFLNMRRPDRQYSLDQKLFFLLISANILLLLLDSMLWILDGKPGSLARTLSIASIVAYNTLNPVICMIWYYYVDFYIHSSKERLTKVLFPILLPVLINLVLSVASVFTNIYFIFDENNVYHRGRFIFLLLGICLYMIIYTSAFLIRNRKKIAGKEYAYLLFFAIPPMVGGIIQFMFPGAVMIWIASTLSILIIFINIQKDQLNTDYLTGVYNRRYLDNYLQEKMKNRRHHLIAGIMIDIDSFKTINDSYGHDNGDQALKYTAQMLRKTFRKTDFIARYGGDEFVIVMEIDDRAELMAMVQRLKEKVSQFNLEKITPYELRLSIGYDCYTKEPDMSTMAFLKRIDQLMYMDKQKNA; translated from the coding sequence ATGATGCCACTGATAGTACACTATGTGGAATTAAATTTCTTTGCGATGACCATCTTATGCGTAATATTTTTGAACATGCGTCGCCCAGACCGTCAGTATTCACTGGATCAGAAGCTTTTTTTCCTTTTGATTTCCGCCAATATTCTTCTTTTGCTTTTGGACTCGATGCTCTGGATTTTAGATGGTAAGCCAGGCAGCCTGGCGAGAACGCTGAGTATAGCATCAATCGTAGCCTATAATACCTTAAATCCGGTCATTTGTATGATCTGGTACTATTATGTGGATTTTTATATCCACAGCAGCAAAGAGCGTTTGACCAAAGTATTATTCCCCATACTCCTTCCAGTATTAATTAACTTGGTCTTATCCGTTGCCAGTGTTTTTACGAATATTTACTTTATCTTTGACGAGAACAATGTCTATCACCGGGGTCGTTTCATCTTTCTTCTGTTAGGAATATGCCTCTATATGATCATTTACACCAGCGCGTTCTTAATTAGGAACAGGAAAAAAATCGCTGGAAAGGAGTATGCCTACCTGCTCTTTTTTGCCATTCCCCCCATGGTAGGCGGGATTATCCAGTTCATGTTTCCTGGAGCAGTCATGATTTGGATAGCTTCAACCTTGTCTATCTTGATTATCTTTATCAACATTCAAAAAGATCAGCTGAATACGGATTATCTGACAGGTGTTTATAACCGGAGATATCTTGACAATTACCTTCAGGAGAAGATGAAAAACAGGCGTCATCATCTGATTGCCGGTATCATGATTGATATCGATTCTTTTAAAACCATCAATGATTCCTATGGGCATGACAATGGCGACCAGGCCTTAAAATATACAGCTCAAATGCTTAGAAAAACTTTCCGAAAAACGGATTTTATCGCCAGATACGGTGGAGATGAGTTTGTTATCGTCATGGAAATCGATGACCGGGCGGAGCTTATGGCAATGGTACAGAGGCTTAAGGAAAAAGTGTCTCAGTTTAATCTGGAAAAAATAACTCCCTATGAACTCCGCCTCAGCATCGGCTATGATTGTTATACAAAGGAACCGGACATGTCAACCATGGCCTTTCTGAAAAGGATAGATCAATTGATGTATATGGATAAACAAAAAAATGCCTAA
- a CDS encoding B12-binding domain-containing radical SAM protein, translating into MKIALIQPKMNKRPMDTDLKTRMSPPLSLLTLMGLTPEGHEVIMVNENVEKIDYACGAELVGITITLDVMPRAVEIAEEFHRLGIPVVAGGIHVTSSPDECRGYFDAICIGAAERVWERMIEDAEESRLQQVYHDMTDFRGEEIASPAYHRIDKNRYLYTNIMTTSRGCPNRCGFCYNSCRNRMYIRRPVTDVLRDIEGLGTRHILFIDDNFIGVPAYTRELLNHLRGRELKWSAAVTTKIADYPDVLDLMAETGCQSLFIGFESINNSSLHGVNKDNQFEKYERIVTAIHSRGIMINASMVFGLDGDEPDVFQRTLDWLVKNKIETLTSHILTPYPGTELHGRMKEEGRILDHELSRYNTAHVVFQPKGMTAEELYKGYLWIYREFYSFPNIWRRRPEHKAQRKSFFLFNILYRKFGGLTSVLARIIPMRTVGRLAARISYRVK; encoded by the coding sequence ATGAAAATTGCACTGATCCAGCCTAAAATGAATAAAAGGCCTATGGATACGGATCTGAAGACCCGTATGTCTCCTCCCTTGTCACTGCTTACTTTGATGGGTCTCACACCTGAGGGTCACGAGGTGATCATGGTGAATGAGAATGTGGAGAAAATAGATTATGCTTGCGGCGCAGAGCTGGTTGGTATCACCATTACCTTGGATGTCATGCCCAGAGCCGTAGAGATTGCCGAAGAATTCCACCGTTTGGGGATACCCGTTGTAGCCGGGGGAATTCATGTTACCAGCAGTCCGGATGAATGCCGGGGATATTTCGACGCCATTTGTATCGGCGCTGCCGAGCGGGTATGGGAACGGATGATCGAAGATGCGGAAGAAAGCCGATTACAGCAGGTCTATCATGATATGACGGATTTCCGGGGGGAGGAGATTGCTTCTCCGGCTTATCACCGAATCGATAAAAACCGCTACCTCTATACCAATATCATGACCACAAGCCGCGGCTGCCCCAACCGCTGTGGCTTCTGCTACAACAGCTGCCGGAACAGGATGTATATCCGCCGCCCCGTTACGGATGTGCTCAGAGATATCGAAGGCCTGGGAACCCGGCATATCCTGTTTATTGACGATAATTTCATCGGTGTGCCTGCCTACACTCGTGAATTGCTTAATCATCTGCGGGGCAGGGAGTTAAAATGGAGCGCCGCTGTCACCACGAAAATCGCCGACTATCCCGATGTCCTGGATTTGATGGCAGAAACGGGCTGCCAAAGCCTTTTTATCGGTTTTGAATCGATCAATAATTCCTCATTGCATGGCGTAAATAAGGATAATCAGTTTGAGAAGTATGAAAGGATTGTCACAGCAATACACAGCCGGGGCATTATGATCAATGCCAGCATGGTATTCGGTCTGGATGGGGATGAACCGGATGTTTTTCAGAGAACACTGGACTGGCTGGTCAAGAACAAAATTGAAACCCTGACCTCCCATATTCTCACTCCCTATCCCGGCACAGAATTGCATGGCCGGATGAAAGAGGAAGGCCGCATCCTCGATCATGAACTGTCCAGGTACAATACAGCTCATGTGGTCTTTCAGCCCAAGGGAATGACGGCAGAGGAATTATATAAGGGCTATCTATGGATCTACCGGGAGTTTTATTCCTTTCCCAATATATGGCGCCGCAGGCCGGAACATAAGGCCCAGCGCAAATCCTTTTTTTTATTTAACATTTTATACCGTAAATTCGGTGGGCTTACATCGGTGCTGGCGCGAATTATTCCCATGAGAACGGTAGGGCGGCTGGCGGCAAGGATCTCCTATAGGGTAAAATAG
- a CDS encoding MarR family winged helix-turn-helix transcriptional regulator has product MNERIDKRKSLIKAISAIDRYSQTYIGRNVKDYNIGQGQWAFLTQLLFNYDGITQEELSELLNIDKANTARALKKLEEEGYVYREEDPKDGRKKIVYVTAKARDFEQEFHEVFKGLNRILAKDFTEDERETARRILYKMLDNIADYERRHR; this is encoded by the coding sequence ATGAACGAACGTATAGACAAAAGAAAATCACTGATCAAAGCGATTTCAGCCATCGATCGTTATAGCCAGACCTATATCGGCAGAAATGTCAAAGACTATAACATCGGACAGGGACAATGGGCATTTTTGACCCAATTGCTGTTTAATTACGATGGTATAACTCAGGAAGAGTTAAGCGAACTACTCAATATCGATAAGGCCAACACAGCGAGAGCCTTGAAAAAGCTTGAAGAAGAGGGTTATGTATACAGAGAAGAAGACCCTAAAGACGGGCGTAAGAAAATTGTTTATGTCACAGCCAAAGCAAGGGACTTTGAACAAGAATTTCATGAAGTGTTTAAAGGATTAAACCGGATTCTGGCCAAAGATTTTACGGAGGATGAGCGGGAAACCGCCAGGCGGATTTTGTATAAAATGCTGGATAATATCGCCGATTATGAACGCAGGCATAGATAA
- a CDS encoding ABC transporter substrate-binding protein, which translates to MEKRYSQRIVALLVMVMIILLGGCNSSAANQPAENPPAEKAVAAGTYTAKAAGYHGDLEVTTEVDQEGKITKITIGENTETEDVGGIAMEKIPQRIIEAQSLDVDVIAGATLTSKGIINGVAAALKEAGADPVHYGYVAPEEESGAIMSPLNKSALPVKKETTGSITIKDVKGREVTLDLPISSYAISTMDVIDYIIPLKGEEAFAMLVASGQDGGGGIQKYAQLYKPIVGDYTQHLGQISDHNAPFDLEMVLSMNPDVLIVNSAMAAHKYALEIEEQLTAAGISIVLIDVPGKTLDKSVQETMKLLGKIFQEGEKAAEVAAFIDKQYELLAAKNLAQRQNKPKVYYEKSGYSEVYGSTGTSVSGWGLPIAIAGGDNIADAVLLDKASAGGSSNTLDPEYVIKADPDYIILSGVNDGWLDSLKQKKEPPQYDIINRTGWSNLQAVKNNNVYEFAHSTSRSIYAFYPCLKMAKLFYPEEFKDLNPEAVLDEFFDQFMLVGSDISTWFTGLEDRISLKK; encoded by the coding sequence ATGGAGAAACGCTATAGCCAAAGAATAGTTGCCTTATTGGTCATGGTCATGATCATACTCTTGGGGGGCTGCAATTCATCAGCCGCCAACCAACCGGCGGAAAACCCACCGGCTGAAAAAGCAGTTGCAGCCGGGACTTACACGGCAAAAGCAGCCGGTTATCACGGAGATCTTGAAGTGACCACGGAAGTGGATCAGGAAGGAAAAATCACAAAGATTACCATAGGCGAAAATACGGAAACCGAGGATGTTGGCGGCATCGCCATGGAGAAAATACCCCAGCGTATTATAGAAGCTCAATCCCTGGATGTGGACGTGATTGCCGGTGCGACACTGACCAGTAAGGGGATCATCAATGGGGTGGCCGCGGCCTTAAAGGAGGCCGGTGCAGATCCTGTTCACTACGGTTATGTTGCCCCTGAAGAAGAGAGCGGGGCGATCATGTCCCCTCTGAATAAGAGTGCCCTACCCGTAAAGAAAGAAACCACCGGTTCCATAACCATTAAGGATGTCAAAGGCCGGGAGGTAACCCTTGACCTGCCTATTTCCTCCTATGCTATCAGCACCATGGATGTCATCGACTATATTATACCGCTGAAAGGTGAAGAGGCTTTTGCTATGCTGGTTGCTTCCGGACAGGACGGCGGTGGCGGTATCCAAAAATATGCTCAGCTGTATAAGCCCATTGTCGGGGACTATACCCAACATTTAGGCCAGATTTCCGATCATAACGCGCCTTTTGACCTGGAAATGGTTTTGTCCATGAATCCCGATGTCCTCATCGTCAATTCAGCTATGGCCGCTCATAAATATGCCTTGGAAATAGAGGAACAGCTTACGGCGGCCGGAATCAGCATTGTTCTCATCGATGTTCCCGGCAAGACATTGGATAAGTCGGTTCAGGAGACCATGAAGCTCCTGGGCAAGATTTTCCAGGAGGGGGAAAAAGCCGCTGAAGTAGCAGCGTTCATAGATAAGCAGTATGAACTCCTTGCAGCCAAAAATCTTGCTCAGCGTCAGAATAAACCCAAGGTCTATTATGAAAAGTCAGGATATTCCGAGGTCTACGGGAGCACGGGAACCAGCGTTTCCGGATGGGGTCTGCCGATTGCTATTGCCGGCGGCGACAATATTGCCGATGCCGTTCTTTTAGATAAAGCATCAGCCGGAGGAAGCAGCAATACCCTTGATCCTGAGTATGTCATTAAAGCCGATCCTGATTACATCATTCTCAGCGGAGTCAATGACGGCTGGCTGGACAGTCTTAAGCAAAAGAAAGAACCTCCTCAGTATGATATTATCAACAGAACCGGCTGGAGCAATTTGCAGGCGGTTAAAAACAACAATGTCTATGAATTTGCCCACTCAACCAGCCGCTCCATTTATGCTTTTTACCCTTGTCTGAAAATGGCCAAGCTCTTCTACCCTGAAGAATTTAAGGATCTGAATCCGGAAGCGGTCCTTGATGAGTTTTTCGATCAATTTATGCTGGTGGGCAGCGATATCAGCACCTGGTTTACGGGCCTTGAAGACCGTATTTCCCTAAAGAAATAA
- a CDS encoding winged helix-turn-helix transcriptional regulator: MTERDVKCVVSCPTKCPCMEYCPLGSALKIIGGKWKLPILCALHQDGTTRYNTLKRKIAGITNTMLVSSLKELEEDGLIVRRQYVEMPVRVEYTLTDVCDDLMPILKQLAQWGVKVHTKES; the protein is encoded by the coding sequence ATGACTGAGAGAGATGTAAAGTGTGTGGTCTCATGCCCGACCAAATGCCCTTGCATGGAGTATTGTCCACTGGGAAGCGCACTGAAGATTATCGGCGGGAAGTGGAAGCTGCCCATATTATGCGCACTCCATCAGGACGGGACGACGCGGTATAATACGCTGAAGCGTAAAATTGCCGGGATTACGAATACTATGCTGGTCAGTTCATTAAAGGAACTGGAGGAGGACGGTCTGATCGTCCGCCGGCAGTATGTGGAGATGCCGGTGCGGGTCGAATACACCCTCACCGATGTCTGTGATGATCTGATGCCAATCTTAAAACAGCTGGCCCAATGGGGTGTCAAGGTTCATACGAAGGAATCATAA